One stretch of Lysobacter sp. TY2-98 DNA includes these proteins:
- a CDS encoding OmpA family protein: protein MKIRMLSTALLAGLAFAQVAQAQAFDDRWYLSGDVGFNIQDNARGTRNAPFGAIGIGKPINANWSFETQLNYQNPRFDANQDLWWSQYGISFDARRHFRAEGRSWNPYVLVGAGWQESEEEYDAFPSPNSPGQRKDGNFAAKVGAGLEADAGPVRIRGELAWRTTFDDQSHAAPDKSGFGDLLASVGVIIPLGAAAAPVTPPPVVTCADKDDDGDGVNNCDDKCPGSTAGQAVGPDGCAVPLTIDLKGVNFDFDKSTLRPDSIAILDEAVQILGRYPQLKVEVAGHTDLCGTDAYNQSLSERRARAVYDYLTGHGIDASRLVGPTGYGESRPLETTPQTLPACKSERNRRTELNVQNQ from the coding sequence ATGAAGATCCGCATGCTGAGCACCGCTCTGCTCGCCGGCCTCGCCTTCGCCCAAGTCGCGCAGGCGCAGGCGTTCGACGACCGCTGGTACCTGTCCGGCGACGTTGGCTTCAACATCCAGGACAACGCCCGTGGCACGCGCAACGCGCCGTTCGGCGCGATTGGCATCGGCAAGCCCATCAACGCGAACTGGTCGTTCGAGACCCAGCTGAACTACCAGAACCCGCGCTTCGACGCGAACCAGGATCTGTGGTGGAGCCAGTACGGCATCTCGTTCGATGCCCGTCGCCACTTCCGTGCGGAAGGCCGTTCGTGGAACCCGTACGTGCTGGTCGGTGCCGGTTGGCAGGAGTCGGAAGAAGAGTACGACGCCTTCCCGAGCCCGAACTCGCCGGGCCAGCGTAAGGACGGCAACTTCGCCGCCAAGGTGGGCGCGGGTCTCGAGGCCGACGCCGGTCCGGTCCGCATCCGTGGCGAACTCGCCTGGCGCACGACGTTCGACGACCAGAGCCACGCGGCTCCGGACAAGAGCGGCTTCGGTGACCTGCTGGCTTCGGTCGGCGTGATCATCCCGCTCGGCGCCGCTGCTGCGCCGGTCACCCCGCCGCCGGTCGTGACCTGCGCGGACAAGGATGACGACGGCGACGGCGTGAACAACTGCGACGACAAGTGCCCGGGTTCGACGGCGGGTCAGGCCGTGGGTCCGGACGGCTGCGCCGTGCCGCTCACGATCGACCTGAAGGGCGTGAACTTCGACTTCGACAAGTCGACGCTGCGTCCGGATTCGATCGCGATCCTCGACGAGGCCGTGCAGATCCTCGGCCGCTACCCGCAGCTGAAGGTTGAAGTCGCCGGCCACACCGACCTGTGCGGCACCGACGCCTACAACCAGTCGCTGTCGGAGCGCCGCGCCCGCGCGGTGTACGACTACCTGACCGGTCACGGCATCGACGCGTCGCGCCTCGTCGGCCCGACCGGTTACGGTGAGAGCCGTCCGCTCGAGACGACGCCGCAGACGCTGCCGGCGTGCAAGAGCGAGCGCAACCGTCGTACCGAGCTGAACGTCCAGAACCAGTAA
- a CDS encoding OmpA family protein, which translates to MNKKLLCAALLGGLSLAQAAQAQTFDDRWYITGSAGFNLQDNDRGTRNAPFGTIGFGKMWNPNWSFDVEANYQNPRADYNQDLWWSQYGVSFDARRHFIAEGRNWNPYVVMGLGWQKSEEEFDPSNPLIPARFERNGAPSQREDSHVAGKIGVGLQGDVGSRVKIRTELALRLDADNDSVGALLQDNDHNDGEDWFQDVLASVGVVIPLGPPPAAPVAPAPVPTCADKDDDGDGVNNCDDKCPGSTAGQAVGPDGCAVPLTIDLKGVNFDFDKSTLRPDAIAILDEAVQILGRYPALRVEVAGHTDLCGTDAYNQSLSERRARAVYDYLTSHGIDASRLAGPNGYGESRPLENTPQTLPACKSERNRRTELNVQNQ; encoded by the coding sequence ATGAACAAGAAACTCCTCTGCGCCGCCCTGCTCGGCGGTTTGTCGCTGGCGCAGGCCGCTCAGGCCCAGACGTTTGACGATCGCTGGTACATCACCGGTTCCGCTGGCTTCAACCTGCAGGACAACGATCGCGGCACGCGCAACGCGCCGTTCGGCACCATCGGTTTCGGCAAGATGTGGAACCCGAACTGGTCGTTCGACGTCGAGGCGAACTACCAGAATCCGCGTGCCGACTACAACCAGGACCTGTGGTGGAGCCAGTACGGCGTGTCGTTCGACGCTCGCCGTCACTTCATCGCCGAAGGCCGCAACTGGAACCCGTACGTCGTGATGGGTCTGGGCTGGCAGAAGTCGGAAGAGGAGTTCGATCCGTCCAACCCGCTGATCCCGGCGCGCTTCGAGCGTAACGGTGCGCCGAGCCAGCGCGAAGACAGCCACGTCGCCGGCAAGATCGGCGTCGGTCTCCAGGGCGACGTCGGTAGCCGCGTCAAGATCCGCACCGAGCTCGCGCTGCGCCTCGACGCCGACAACGACAGCGTCGGCGCCCTGCTGCAGGACAACGACCACAACGACGGCGAAGACTGGTTCCAGGACGTGCTGGCGTCGGTCGGCGTCGTGATCCCGCTGGGCCCGCCGCCGGCGGCCCCGGTCGCCCCGGCTCCGGTTCCGACCTGCGCGGACAAGGATGACGACGGCGACGGCGTGAACAACTGCGACGACAAGTGCCCGGGTTCGACGGCCGGTCAGGCCGTGGGTCCGGACGGCTGCGCCGTGCCGCTCACGATCGACCTGAAGGGCGTGAACTTCGACTTCGACAAGTCGACGCTGCGTCCGGACGCGATCGCGATCCTGGACGAGGCGGTGCAGATCCTCGGCCGTTACCCGGCGCTGCGCGTCGAAGTCGCGGGTCACACCGACCTCTGCGGCACCGATGCGTACAACCAGTCGCTGTCCGAGCGCCGCGCCCGTGCGGTGTACGACTACCTGACGAGCCACGGTATCGACGCTTCGCGTCTGGCCGGCCCGAATGGCTACGGCGAGAGCCGTCCGCTGGAGAACACCCCGCAGACGCTGCCGGCGTGCAAGAGCGAGCGCAACCGTCGTACCGAGCTGAACGTCCAGAACCAGTAA